A single Tamandua tetradactyla isolate mTamTet1 chromosome X, mTamTet1.pri, whole genome shotgun sequence DNA region contains:
- the SPIN2B gene encoding spindlin-2B — MKTPHKKAAPRQRTRAAVGRQTGSANMRKKKTFPKKQRGRPSSQSRRNIVGCRISHGWKEGDEPITQWKGTVLDQVPINPSLYLVKYDGIDCVYGLELHRDERILKLKILPDKVPFSRVRDVRLANTIIGKAVEHMFEGEHGSKDEWRGMVLAQAPIMKAWFYITYEKDPVLYMYQLLDDYKEGDLRIMPESNESPPAEREPEGVVDGLIGKHVEYTKEDGSKRTGKVIHQVKAKPSVYFIKFDDDFHIYVYDLVKKS, encoded by the coding sequence ATGAAGACCCCCCACAAAAAGGCAGCCCCAAGGCAGCGAACCAGGGCAGCTGTAGGTCGCCAGACTGGATCTGCAAATATGAGGAAGAAAAAGACCTTCCCAAAGAAGCAGAGGGGCAGACCCTCTTCCCAGTCCCGCAGGAACATCGTGGGTTGCAGAATTTCACACGGATGGAAGGAAGGTGATGAGCCCATCACTCAGTGGAAAGGAACCGTTCTGGATCAGGTGCCTATAAATCCCTCTCTTTATCTGGTGAAGTATGATGGAATTGACTGTGTCTATGGACTGGAACTTCATAGAGATGAAAGGATTTTAAAGCTTAAAATCCTTCCTGATAAGGTGCCATTTTCTCGAGTCAGAGACGTGCGCCTTGCAAATACCATAATTGGTAAAGCTGTAGAACATATGTTTGAGGGTGAGCATGGTTCTAAGGATGAATGGAGGGGGATGGTCTTAGCCCAAGCACCTATCATGAAAGCCTGGTTTTATATTACCTATGAGAAAGATCCTGTCTTATACATGTACCAGCTTTTAGATGATTATAAAGAAGGTGACCTCCGTATCATGCCAGAGTCCAATGAGTCTCCTCCAGCAGAGAGGGAGCCAGAAGGAGTTGTAGATGGCCTGATAGGTAAACATGTGGAATATACCAAAGAAGATGGCTCCAAAAGGACAGGCAAGGTCATTCACCAAGTTAAAGCCAAACCCTCTGTGTATTTCATCAAGTTTGATGATGATTTCCACATCTATGTCTATGATTTGGTGAAAAAGTCCTAA